The Gossypium hirsutum isolate 1008001.06 chromosome A03, Gossypium_hirsutum_v2.1, whole genome shotgun sequence genome contains the following window.
TGTACAAGGATCATTTTTTAACagtaaaagtatataaaaattttaacagaagaatcaatttactttttgatctaacgtatatgaactaatttgtttattttttaagtttgatagGGGAAAATATAATCAGACTCGACCTCCAAAATACTTTTATATGCAAATGACATATATTACTAATACAATCTTCTACACAATGGACGTAGCTGTAAACTTAACTAAAAGTTGTCGTAATCTCTCCAGATCGACAAGGTCGTTGCCGATGCTTTAGACATGATAAACGCGGACGACGGGAAAGCGGTTAAAGAAGATGAGTTCAAGAAACTATTGACGGAGATCTTAGGGAGTGTCATGCTGCAGTTAGAAGGCAACCCGATCTCGATTTCTTCGAATTCTGTCGTTCACGAGCCTCTCGCATCATCCTCATCGTTACTGAAACCATCATCCTAGTTGCATATCGCTAATATTAAGGGTGACAAAAGAAAAAAGGGAcaataaattttggttaattttaagttaaaaaactCTTAGTAGCTTTTAAGTTGAATTATGTGCAGTTTCACTGGTTTGTATCGtgctaataaaaatatattaccaTAATACATGCAAATACAGTACCAAAATACAATATTTTCACTGGCTTTTTTAGTACCAAAGTGAAAAAAAGAAACCCAGAAAATTGTGTGATAGACATATGAAAATCTTTTTGAGCTGTTTATGATTATcagattttatatataaaaaaaaacccagttttattttaatgtttttggaaTCGAACTAATCAATTCATTGGCTATTGATTTGATCTGTTTGatctatttaaattaaataaattgataaaaatataaaacttagtTAATCAATTTAACTATTGATTCAATTGATGATGTATTAGTTAGTTTTTAATTCGATCTAGTTTTGTAAACACTAACTTTTTTGGACATATGTTATAAAAGCATAGCACAACCACTAATTTTAGAGCTAAATCGGTGGTTGAACCAGTTAAGTCATTGGTTCATCAATCTAAtcgatttgattaaaaaatattaaaaataaaaaaatttgattcaacTGTCGACTCAACCGAATTTTTAGTCGATTTGTATCAGTttctaatttaatcaatttaatattattttttagactCATATCCCAATCAATTCACGATCTAACAGattcaattcaaacatcattAAACACAACATGCATGGATAAACCAATTAAGTGCTTAGGCCTTAATGTCTGCAATACTGATAACCTAAGTTACAGAGCCCAAAGTGCAATGGTTgagtaatatattaaaaatgggATTGGTGGTCGAATCAGCTAAATTGTCTCTTCCTAATTGGATAatccaacaataattaaataaacaaataaaaaattataaatcaattcatcactaatttttttctcttcaaatGCTACATGATGAATACTCTGTAATGACTTCGACTCGACTAATCTAGTTATGATTTTATCTTATTTcttatatcaaaaaaaaaaacttcttttaATTTTCGTTTTTTACCGATTTTGAACTATTTTACTCATAGACTGATTTAATCTATTTATCCGAACCGAAATATCAACTGGACAATAGCACAAAGGAACAAACACATGCAAAAAGTTACCACAAATATGACCACATGTGGAAATATTGGAGGGTCCTCTTGGGTTTTCTGGATTTAAGTAAAGAAACAAAGAGATTGATTGCTTTGCAATGTGGTCCATGTCTCGCTTCCCCTTTCACGCGTGAAATACATAAAATTATTGCCTTCTTTGTTCTTTCTTATTTCTACATAATTTGGATGGACCATTTTCTGTTTTCTCTCTCTAAAtattgtttattttcttaaattttaaaaaaacggCTTATGTAGTTaatttaaccttattaattattgggtttaaattttataaatattaaacaatGTTAAAAGAGATTTGTTTCAATTTAGATTGttcaattttgaatttaataagaatttaatatgatttttggaataTCAAAATTTCGGGTCAAAAAGGCAAAAAGGTGAGCCTTTTAGGTTAATGTTTGTAAGTGAAGTTGTTTGTTAATGATACTACATACCTTTACCAACTTTCactttcaaacattcattatttggtttttttttttaatattttatgttaatgttaatataaatatttacaaaaagccAATCAAATAAGTCAAAAGTTTAAACTTGGGCTCAAGGGAAAATTCGTAATgtatttaattggtttaattatgattttagtccCTTTACCTAAAAATATCGTCGTCAAAGTGATaacttgaaattatttttttaaatggtaAGAAAAGAAATTTAGAACAAGATTAAAATATCAGAAGATTCTTTTGCACCTAATAGTATTGTTTGCTGCTTATCTTTTTCCACGATGTGTCTCACAAACAGTGGAGGCTTATTGAGAATAATTAATCGACCAACATCATTAccaactttttttttgtaatatagtCAATAATCATGTTGCTCTCTCGCAATATGCATCGAAATCTCACTTGCCAATCATTTTTGCACTAGATGTGAATCATCCTAACTTCTGTAATACTGTTAGCagtttttttatatgtaaaattattattgattgaaTATGAAGAATTAGTTTTTCATTTCCTCCTAATAATGTGACCAAGTAATAGTTAAAAGTTACTAATcttttatttagattaaattttaactttcaaCATAGCAAAGAGATTAGTTTTGAAAAGCGATGATTCTCTCATATTCTAGCACGGTAGACATATTATGTCTAACAGTCCTTGATATTGGTCAATAAGACTTTAGCTTCAATGACAATATTAAGATGAGTCACACTGTATGAAAATATGAGAGTATAAGTGTTCATAGATGAGTTGTGTCAGATTTGGATCAGacttaagcatgatattaacatgCTTTATATTTGCTTATGTCGACACAACTcaaaatatggtattaaaatttttgcccaaatctagtcttttttttttgaattttttaaaatgatattattttaatttaatatttttatattttttcatgtatcaaaattttatagataattttaatatttacattatagtattatatattattatagatttaacttttatatgttataaattatattatgtataaaaataacttaatatattatatttataaacatagaaaataggTCAGACTGAATTTAGTTCGGAACTTGAATGTTCAATCTTTacctcaattcataatttaaatgagactaatttttttttctcaattaaattaatttagtctattttctcgATTTTAACCGAAAATTACTACCCGTATATAATGAGTAAACATAAACACGCACATGCAGGCGTGACCATCAGATCAAGAGCCTCTCTCATGGACCCTTATTCGACCAATGGTTGAAAATCTTTAAATGGTAACATCGTCCTTTTGCCCACCATTATCAAATTTCCAGATTTTCcaggaaaaagaaatcaaaaccaCAAGGTGAAGAAGGTAAAAACCAGCAGCGGCAAAGGCAATAAAAGGTGAAGCCAAAGAGAGAgagatatatacataataaaaaagaTTCTTCAAAAGAACACAGCTATGGCTCCTCATGGAGAAGGATCAGATGCTTCAGTGGAAGCCATGGTTGCTCAAGTCGAAAAACACCCAATTTCATCAATCCTTATCATCATTGGTAATAAACccagttttctttttcttcctttatttttcaatctttgttatttctattgatttttatggtGATGTTTATTGGGGTTTTCTTCTTTTATTGATATAGCTATGCAAACAGAAGCTTTGCCGGTGGTGAATAAGTTCCAGTTGATTGAAAACCCTCATTCTTCGTGAGTTCCCctttttttctcccttttctattattttttggaATGTTTCAATGATTTTGATATTGGGTTAATCTTTAAATCATCAATATTTCAATGGATAGTGAGTTATTGCAGGATCTTTATAGTTTTATGAACAAAAATGTTCTCTTGCTATGTTTTTTGAAATGGAATACGTGctaaaactatttattttatgcttGTTAGATATGTATATTTGGTGTTTGGTTTTATGCTATATGTTCTTTTTTCCCCTGAGAACCTCCCCTCGGGTGTCAGTAATCAAAAGTTCTAAGTTGAGTTAAGTTGGACCCCTAAACAGGGGGCAAGCTTGTCGAGCTTCTTACCACTTTGTCCAACCGATGTTGTTGCGTGTTACTAGTTTTTACTAATCGAAAAGAGCAAACTATCAATGTCTAATGGAATGGACTTAATTATCAGATGATTATTTCATGTCTAGTTATTTGATACGATGCTTACTTTTATCAATAACCCCCCCCCCTTCCAACCCCTTAAATTGGAGGAAAATATGAGCTCGAGCCCATGTTCTCCTAATTACGGTTACAGTTGAGCTAAGGCTCAATCAATTTTCCTGTCTAGGTTTGGCTATTATTCAACATTGCTTATgtgtttttgttttgttaatGAATGTTGCAGGTTTCCAAAAGGGGTCCCTTGGATCCATTATCATGGTGCATACAAGGACATCATAATCAATCTAGTGTGGCCCGGAAAAGATTTAACCTTTGGTAAGTACTTTTTCACGCAAAAGTTCATCTTTTTTCCAGAGTGTTGATAATCTTGCTTTCAAAGTGATATAGCAATTTTTAGTTAGCTGTAAGTTATACAGTATGGTTCTTGTCTAAACTTAAGTGCTTTCTGATTAAATCCTCTACCAAAAacatggaaaaaagaaaaaatgtaattaaacgTTGCATCAGGTAAAAGAGAACTTCTGTTTAGATAGTATTTGTATTCGAACATTTTGAGCATATGTTATTTGAAAATGCTTAACTTATTTGTGAGTACTTGAGTCTGTTGTGCAAGTTTCTTCCGTTCACTGTCCCAATTTGTTGAATTGTTTGGTTAATTCTTTGCAGGGGTTGATAGTGTTGGCACAATTTCTGCCTCTCTTGTGACCTATGCATCTATCCAAGCATTGCAGCCAGACCTAATCATAAATGCAGGCACTGCCGGCGGCTTTAAGGTTATTCCAAGCACCAAAATTTCCTCATTTTTTCAAATTAAGGAAGAAAGGTTGTAATAGCAATGATCCTTAGCTACATTTCTATTAGGTATACATTGCTTCTAAAGAATTTCTTCGATTTTTCCAGGAAAAGGGAGCTGCGATCGGTGATGTTTTTCTCGTATCTCATGTTGCATTCCATGATAGAAGAATACCAATCCCTGTGAGTAATACGGACCCTTAATCTTCAATTCATTTACTTCTCATTCCATGATAGAAGGATACCAATCCCAGCTGTTGTTGTTTCTTCTATAGGTTTTTGATCTATACGGTGTTGGTTTGCGGCAGACCTACTCAACACCAAATCTCTTGAAAGCTCTTAATTTGAAGGTAACTATTTTGTTTGTATTCCTCTTCGTTCGGCAACGAAGCTGGTTTGTTGGCCGTGTCTTGAACTCTTCTATTTTGTGCTTATACTGAACTTCTAAAATCTGTTTTCATTTCCTTGTTCTAAGTGTCTTTCCCTCGGAATTGCTTATCAGTTAGTTAAGACCATTGTTTATCATTCCCATATAACTTGTATGCCATTTGTGCATTGAAATGCTTGCACCTGCATCGACTTCATACAAAGATAGCTATTCGATTTACTTCTTGATAAGTAATATGCATGTTGTTCATGGTTATTGTTTGATCTGCTCCTCGGGTCTACCACATGTACTTTCTTTAGTTATTACTCTTTGTCAAGGGACACTCCAAAGGTAATTTTCCGTTATACTTGGCTTTATGTTTCAGACTGGAAAGTTATCCACAGGCGATTCTTTGGATATGTCCCCTCATGATGAAGCATCAATCACCGCAAACGATGCTACGGTTAAAGACATGGAGGTAATCACCAAAACACCCCCCATGTCATGAAGAAAAATTGCGAAATAGATCATATTATCCTTGCAAACCATGCATGCTACTTTGAAAGACCTTTTTTTTATGCAATTCCTACTATTACTCATaacaccccccccccaaaaaaaaaaaactgttaaaTTGGAGAATGATACGAGCTTGAACTCATGACCTTCTATTCAAGGGCGAAGTTCAAGGGGGCAGGCACGGGCCTTGGCCCCCCTCAAATGGAAAAACTATCTTTTAGTCCCGTAATAAATGGTAGAATTCAAAGTTACTATgtgataaaattgcactttgccccCCCCCCTAAAAAGTGAAAACAATTCTATTTAATCCTTGCAATATTTGACACATTAAGCCCTTAAATTTTTCCTCTTGTTTTTTGTTTCAGGGAGCAGCTGTAGCCTATGTGGCAGAGCTTTTGAAAGTCCCTGCAATATTTGTTAAAGCAGTGACCGATATGGTAGATGGTGAGAAACCAACTGCAGAGGAATTCCTGCAGAATTTGGCTGCGGTGACTGCGACTCTAGAAGAAGTCGTCACTCAAGTCATCGATTTTATCAGCGGAAAGTGCTTGCCTGAACTTTGATTTTGTCCCTACTTATCACCGTTTTCATTCTGAAAAATATATGGACAATAAAAAACTTGTAATTCTTACATCCATGAGATGcaaacattagagatgagtgttTCTCTTAGAGATCAAAACAGCAACAAACAATCCCATAGTTTTTGAGTAGTCGAGTGTTTGAATAAGACAGTCTTAACGTTACATGGTGGGCTTCATTGCACACTGGCTTTTGGCCTATATTGAATTTTGCTTACAAGCAATTTTATGCATACAAGTCCATGTTTGTTGTTATTGTGTCCTCTTATGAATGCAATTGTAACTTTCCTTTCGCATGGTAAATGCCAGTTCTTGAGTGCTGTAAGAAATTGATCTCGTGTGAGATTTGATAGGTTAAAAAGTAGATAATATTTTTTAGTATGCATTATTGAATCATAATATTTGGTATCATATTATGTTCATATTATCTTGACATATGTAAGTGTGTTTTGTAAATAAACTTACAAGACGAAAGAAACAATTACTTGTGAGATATTTTTAGCTTTTTGAGTGTGAAATTCAATATATTTCaagtaaattatgaaaattgGCATCAGAATCAATACATTGATTGTGTTCTTATCatctttaaataataataaaaaaatccttTTTGTCAAAATTACTTGAAAATTTACTCTTTATCATGATTCATGAGTCATGACatgtaaaaaaggaaaatatacaCTATTGATGAGACCCTTCTTGCTTCTCAATGAATCCCTTATccattttattatataacataaTAGTAATGGCATTTTTCACTAATTGAAATCAATGTTTAAAGCTTATTCTAATAATTTAAGGATTTGACACACAAAAAAAGAGAGTTAATCCATCTATGAAATGTTTTCGATATAAATATCCTCTTCCGAAGTATACAAACTATCCACTGATATCGAGTCAAAAGAAAGGCGTCGAGAGCGAAAAACAAGAACTTAAATAAGGATAACTTGCCACATTACGGAAACGAGTCATACTTCTTTTTTCAGTCAGCAAGCTCATCAACGACTACAAGACGGCATCTTCACTTATACCACTCCAGAGGGAAGACGGAGAACGAGCTGCCCTCCGAATACGCTGTAAAGACATAAATATGATTATGTAAGTAAACATTAACAATATGTTTTAAGCTTGGACCGATTAAACTATAAAGCTTGTGTAAATGGACCTCTTGATGTAATAGTAACAAAAGTCAGCTAAAATGAAAGTTTGGACGATTTCTGAAATAAGAACCATAGAAGGCCATAATCCGTAACCTAGGGCAACCAGCAAGTGTCCTCGACTATCTAAAACCTGTTGAATGCGGTAGAAACGAGTTAATATCTCAATGCAATCAATCACCATCGTAATAAAAAGATGTTTTCACCGCTGCACTAGAATGCTTATATGTTAACATACAACATGGTTAATAGACATCAATTCGACCTTCAAGGCCAATCATCATGCATGCTAGAGCTGTCTATTATTTACAAAGTAATCACCCAACTATAAAATGTTAGAAATTGGTCATTCAACTATTCGATTGTCTTTTTTTAGTCACCCAACCATCTTAaatttttgaatgtttccatttttACGTTAACCAGCTAATGACCAAAACCATTTTGTGACTTTTTATAGTTGAGAGATTAttaatgtagtttaccctaaaaattttaaccaaaacACATCAAGGTCAACCTCTCATCAAAGATCTAACCTGAAGAACCCAATGGGCACAGCTGAGGAACCTTGCAACACCCAATGCAAATACGTAATGAGCCGTGAAAGGCTCGACAATCTACAAAAGCACGAGAAGATGAGTTAAAGCAGAACTCTTATAAGCCTTCTAAATGTAATCTATAGTTTTTAAGTCATTAGTACCTTGGTATTTTGCATCACTTGCAACTGAGGTAAAACTGAAACAGCTTCCAGATATACACAGAATGCCCAGAAAATTCGGTTCATAAGATTATGTGAAGTTGATGGATGAATACACAGAGCTAGTACCGCACAAGGGATAACCTGCATCCAATTTACAAAAGAGCAAGGATATGACTGCTAGAAAGTGATCGGAATAAGAATCCACAAGAGCAACAAAGGTGATAATAGTGCGGTTAATATGAGCCAATGTCTAAGACCACAAAAAGTAACACCTCGATGGGTTTGGTTCAACGGGTTTATATGATACTATCTATTAAACCAAACTGAGCAAGTCAAAGTACAAGGTCACTTTCACGATGGTGTTTGAAACAAACAGCATGATTGAGGAGAAATGAAAGCTCGTAAGACAAGTAGTTATAAATATGGCCTGCGAATACCATCACAAATGGAGAATCTACCCGGTAATTTACCTCTGTAAGCATGGACATTCATTTCGAGGGTTACAAACACCTCATACGAATGAAAGAATAAGCTTTGGAACAAGAAACGACCATCTATCAACTTAAAAAGCATGAACCGAAGGAGATAATGCCGGTAGCAATTCACTTCTAAACTCAACAATATCCGGAACAGGGGCAGCATacataaaaatcaagaaaaaagttAGGACGACAGGTGGAAACTTACAACGTAATAAATAGCAAAGTTGTCCTTGTCTTCCATGTAGCTCGACTTGAGTTTAAAACGGATCATGTAAATAACCCATAAGGTTGTAGCCAATGTGGCTAAATCGAGTATGGTGTGTATATCATATTCCATGACAAAGCTACAATACAGCCTAACAGCTAAAAATATAGCTGTTAGTTCTTGGGATTTCAGAGATAGTCCTGGGAACATTCAAAAACAAAGTAAATCCAATTTTTTTTCACCGATAAATAACTTCTACACTttagttaaaacataaaaaacataGTTAATCAAGAATGCACAGTTTATGTAGCGTAAATAAATGACAAAGACTTCTTGGGATTTTAACGGGAAATGATTTAGAACCATAGCAGGAATGTCATGAAGAAAAGAGGCAGCACTTATTTTGCTCCAAAAACtctattatttattaatcaaatatTCTGGTCATACATACAATTTATGCAAAAACTTacataaataacatatatatatatggggtcCCTATATTAGAAGAACTAGATCAAATGTCCTTCTATTATTAAATGAACCTATTATTAAATGAACCAATTTAGTCCgtatactattaaaaaaaatcaaataagtcCAAACTGTAACAGAGTTAACATTTTCTGCATAAAAAAtgtcttaaaatttatttttttccaacCGCAGTTCAACTCCAAGCAAAAGATTTTATTTACAGAactataaaaacttttaaaatattaactcgGTTAGAGAGTAAACATTAGCTCTATTCCAATTTGgaattatttgattctttttaatagtatagggactaaattgatccatttaatagtagAGATACTAATTTAATCAGGTCCCTATAATAGAAGGACCTCTGAGGTACattcacctatatatatatatatatttattaatcaaGCAAATGAATTAGCATAGTTTACAAACAAAAAATatcatacacacacatatatatatatgctattaaGTGTTCTTAATATGGTATCATATCAATTCACTAAGCTAATTGAAGTCAACTCCtatatctacatatatatatgctatCTAGTGTTCTTAATATCAACTCTGatgtctttatatatatatatattatatataaggaTTTCTTTGGATAAAAAAGAAACCCTTCAATATAAAATTGATATGATACCATAGTAAGAACACTTAGTAGCATATAAatacataaacacacatataAATATCATAGTTTGACTTTAAAAACCTACAAGAAATCAATCAAAAAACTCTCCCACGTCGATATGGCTAAGAAAAATTAGAAGAaagcaataaaatttaaatagtaaaaattgaattcatgtcacaaaaacaaaaataaaagactCATACCTTCAatcttaacaaaaattaaaaaaagaaaaatcaaagccAGAAATCCCAGAAAACAACGAGTAAAGCTAAAATTGATCACCGATCGGCACAAGCATTAAAATAGAAACCTCTAAAATTTTGTAGCTTTTGAATTAccctttatgtttttttttttaattactaaatttggGCAAAGTCACCCATTCATTATGTATCtaatttaaatacaaattaatcaaaaatataaattctaattatcgaatgagaaaaattaaagcttttttttttaatttgcagATTACCGGCACAAGTCTTCTcttttgtgagtttatagatgagTACAGAAATTCCGAGAGAATGGACAGACTCGGCGGCGACGAAGAGGTTGTCGTGGTCGTGTACGATGAATCGGAGCAAAACAAGAGCCGCCATCCCCGACACCACCGCCAAAAAAGCCTTCACCTTGGGCGGCTGTCGTCTCACCCACATCGTTGCCGCGTGGATCAGCCTCTTCTCTGCCCTCATgatgtcttttctttttctttcttgttcccGAGAAAGTGATGGAAATTTTGTGGGATTTAGAAGAAGTGGGTATCCGCCTATTCGTAATGTTAAATGGAAGtctttttgggattttattttatagtttttgctTAATAGAATATAAATCCTTTATTTTCTTGCCAAAAATAAATCCTTTATTTTTGTACTATTAATTACTAtcttcaatttttaattatttatatcgatgagtagaattttttaaattattattcttatttaaatttaaaatagtaaattaataaagaaaaaaaattatatgataaattttaaaaaattttgaaccaGTTATTGAAAATTGGGTTGAAATCTGAATTGAGAACTAATTGaatattgttaattaaatttaaaatagtaaataaaaaatatatatgatactttttatataaaataataatctaTACTATTTATTATGTCCCTATCCGAGTTTGATGACTTTCAATCAGGtcatcaatttaataaaagaattatggaaatatcattattaattagaaaattttatattttttgagatttttttttcattttaacaaaaaataattaaaatatttatgcggtttaaccaaatatttgtttcagttttttttttataattttgttttaatatacatATTGTTTTATCTCCGTCggttatataattaattttaaaccatATGTTTCATTGTttgttgtatgttatttttaaacaagtatttatgttttaaatatgtgattaCCACACGCATACGCACGTGTGATAGAATTAGTAATTTGCCTTTAAATTATAAcctaattttcaaattaatccttaagtTTAGGAGGTTTAGAAGGAACAAAAGTGAATCTTGGTCCTTAACTTTCAAATTGGTCCTTAAACTAtcaattaagactaaattgacataatacaTAAAGTTAAAGactaaatgtattaaaattttaaaattatgaccaaattgataaaatttataaatagtgGAGGGCTAATTTTATTATTGTGCCAATAAAAATAGGTTATGTCAATATTCCATTAATGATTTAATAGATGAGTGACCAAAATACCTAATGTCAATAACATtaataattgaattgaattttttgaaGTTCGATAACCAAAATAGAATTACACTAATAGTTCCTCTAATTGATCAACTAAACCAAGTATTGTCAATATGTTATAGTTTAGGGGttcttttttaaataatctcattataagttctaaccatatctgttttttttttacacaatgctTAAAACTATCCATAACCCCtctccaacccttaaataagaggataatacttTTCTGCACACTCAAACTCACATCCTCTTGCACTGGCAATACTACTCATGTCAgtcgaactaagactcaatcagcTATTTTACCTAATATTTTATAATAGATAATAGATAAATACATTATTGATAATAAATGCAAAAAGTGAGTAATGTTAAGGACATTGAGTTTATTAGGTTTAGAAGGAACTGAAGTGAAATCTTGGCTATGTTAGTTTGACATATAAGTACGAAGACAAGTGAGTGGCTTATCAGACCATTCAACATTGTACCTATTCATGGTGGGGCCTGCACCTAGAggctttttttaaaagaaaatcgaaaattaaattttcgataattttatcaattttaattttaattttaatttttgtatttttttgttgattttataaatttaaatcataattatttgagttgaatataatcaaattttaatttttcaatttaggttagtaaaaacaattttaaaatattatataaaaaattactaaaaaaatatttcaatcatGTCTAAATCAATGAGGTTTTTTTATCTaacttaattatatattaaatttaattttatctaatttaaaCTAGATAAactgaaaaattaagtattgaaaaaataagtactaaaaagttatatattgaatataagttataaaatatatttgatattttatttaaaattaaacattaaatataattagattatttgataaatgataatataatcttaaataaaatgaaataaaataaaataaaaacccattGAATTTATTCTTTATGAAGTGATAAATAGATTTCtatctacttattattttcaacagttttttgtataaatttttttttcatcaagtAGTTTTCATTGTGAATTATCAAATGTGTTTAAAAGATTAagttattgaaatattaatttttaatcttaattcaaaatttttaaagaaaaaaatactacataaattattataataataataacaatgcgAACTTAATTTAAACTCAAACGAAACAAACcgagattttttcttaaaaaattcgTCTATAACACTACTCAAGCTCAACCCGAACCCGGTCTACCCAATAACCACCATAACaatattctttttgttttgttaatGTAGATACAAGTCATACAACACAACAAAAACAGCTTTAACCAAACCCCAAAAGTTTAGTTCAGTATTagattttttagtttaatttactttttctcattttAGACTAAAATATTTCAATGTCTCTTCAAATAAGCCCAAAAATGGAAAAAGCAATTGTGCAAATTAAACTGAAACATAATATATTCTACAATGACCAAATATTATTGAactgttttaacttttttttttaaaccctTCTACTTAAACAGG
Protein-coding sequences here:
- the LOC107927941 gene encoding 5'-methylthioadenosine/S-adenosylhomocysteine nucleosidase; translated protein: MAPHGEGSDASVEAMVAQVEKHPISSILIIIAMQTEALPVVNKFQLIENPHSSFPKGVPWIHYHGAYKDIIINLVWPGKDLTFGVDSVGTISASLVTYASIQALQPDLIINAGTAGGFKEKGAAIGDVFLVSHVAFHDRRIPIPVFDLYGVGLRQTYSTPNLLKALNLKTGKLSTGDSLDMSPHDEASITANDATVKDMEGAAVAYVAELLKVPAIFVKAVTDMVDGEKPTAEEFLQNLAAVTATLEEVVTQVIDFISGKCLPEL
- the LOC107927940 gene encoding ER lumen protein-retaining receptor erd-2.2, whose product is MRAEKRLIHAATMWVRRQPPKVKAFLAVVSGMAALVLLRFIVHDHDNLFVAAESVHSLGISVLIYKLTKEKTCAGLSLKSQELTAIFLAVRLYCSFVMEYDIHTILDLATLATTLWVIYMIRFKLKSSYMEDKDNFAIYYVVIPCAVLALCIHPSTSHNLMNRIFWAFCVYLEAVSVLPQLQVMQNTKIVEPFTAHYVFALGVARFLSCAHWVLQVLDSRGHLLVALGYGLWPSMVLISEIVQTFILADFCYYYIKSVFGGQLVLRLPSGVV